GGTTAATAGTATATCAAGACAATTCAGCAGAAAGTGGCGCAGCAATTTACATTGAAGATAATACACAGGTTGCTATAGGTGAAGGATCCACAATATTATTTATCAACAATAGTGCATCATTACATGGTGGAGCTATTTATGTAGACTTGCCACTAACTTGTTCTCACCATGGTGTGGTGTTTACCAGTTTACCATATAACTCTGATGTTGTGTTTATTAACAATTCTGCTGGAATCACTGGTAACTCAATGTATTTCAGTATACCAGAATCATGTGGTGTTATTAGAGACTACAATGATAGCAACTCCATTGGTTACATACCATACAAGTTCAGCTATTCTGGTTTTGGTGGAACTGAAATAAGCACTTCACCTTATCAGATAAACTTATGCTCATCACCAGGATGTGACTCTGATAATACTAACAACTGCTTTATACAACATGGAAACATGCTGGGTCAATCAATAAACTTTAATGCCACTGTTTGTGACTATTTCAACAATGTTGCTGAAACAGTACAATTTAACGTGGAGTGTACAAATTGTAATGGTACATACAGACTATCCAATACTGGCGTTCTTGTACGTGATGGATTGTCTGAAACCACAGTCGTAGCTGTAGATAGTGACAATGATGTGCTTAGTAATACTAACATTACAATTAACATGTCTTCAGTTCTCTCACCTGAATATAAAAGACTCACTGCAACAATTTCATTGGAGCTGTCATCTTGTCATAGTGGATTTGTATTTGAAACCAGCTCACAGCAATGTGTCTGTTATAGCGATACTGATATTATACAATGCTTGGAGCAATACACTGAGATCAAACAAGGCTACTGGTTCGGTAGTGTTATTGAAAGACATACTGCGTCACTGTGTCCTCAATATTATTGTGACTTTAGTTCTCGTGCAGAAACTAGAACAGGATATTACCAACTTCCAGCCAATCAAGATGATCAGTGTAGTCCACACAGGAGAGGACCAGCTTGTGGTGAATGTAGTCCAGGGTATTCATTATCGTATGACACTCCTGATTGTGTTAGTAATGACAAGTGTTCTACTGGAATAACAGTACTAGTGGTAGTGTTGACAGTGTTGTATTGGATTGCAGTGGTAGTAGTCATATTTGTTTTGATGTACTTTATTAACAATGCACCTATAGGATATGCTTATGGTATCATTTACTACTATAGCATAGTGGATATCTTGTTGGgtaataatttgtacatttctgATGGAGTGTTTCAGTTAACTACCATTTTATCAAGTTTTGCTAAACTGACTCCACAGTTCCTTGGAAGACTTTGCCTTGTACAAGGATTGAGTGGAATTGATCAACAATTTATTCGTTTCTCTCATGCAGTGGCTGTTTTTCTTTTGGTGGCAGCTGTTGTCGTTGCTGCAAAATGTTCTTTaaacatatcaaaacttgttaGCCGCTGTATCATCCGTGTGATTTGCCTATTACTGTTACTGTCCTATACTTCATCAGCCACCACTTCACTTCGGTTATTGAGGCCACTATACTACCAAGATGTTAATGGTGCATATGTGTACTTGTCTCCATCAAACAAGTATTTTAGTGGTCGCCATATTGCCTTTGATATTGTAGCATTATGCTTTGAAATATTCATTGTGCATGGTCTTATACTGTTCTTATTGTTTGAGCCTTGCCTAAAGAAGTATTTCAACTTTATCAAGGTTAAGGCTTACCTTGATCAATTACAAGCATGTTACAAGCTAGAATACCATTGGTTTGCTGCCTACTATCTTGTGTGTCGACAAGTGATCATTTTAATAGTCTACATCAACACCAACTATGACACTGCATTGTATTGCTTGCAAACTTTCTGCATCATCACTGTTACCTTTCATGTCTGGATTCAACCATACAAGAGTACAACCCTCAATGTGATTGATACACTGATCTTACTGACAATGGTTTTAGTTGTCAACTTGAGCACTTTCACTTTCTCAACATCTTCAACCACAGCAATTGTTGTAATTTTGTTGATTTTTCCATTTCTAATTGAGTTATTGGCTTATCTGAAGGTCAAATTGTATGGTTTTGTGATAGAGCAATACCAAAAGCAAAAGAATCGGTACAAGGAAATGAGTGATACCAATGAAGATTAAGGTGATTATGATGCATTGTAATATTGTATAGGATACAAAgttcatacatacatatgcacatCCTAGATGTTGCTTTGTCATTAATTCATCATGAACAAGATGCACGTAGATCTGAGGCATATACAACAGCTACTTGTGACACACTTTATATGCATGGAAACTTGCTCAGTTAGTCACTTTATGATAGGAAATTTTGGCAAGGTATAGACTCTTTGAGAAATTTGTAAACAAGCATTACCTTTGAAATATTCTTATTCAATACACACTTACATGCAAATTGAGGAATTTAAATTTAGAATTTTTTTCTTGCCAAAATCTTTTGTAGAAATTTCTCCAACCTTCCAAAATTGATTGCAATGATACTGTAATTTCATGATTTGATATCACTTTAATTTATCAGAACCATGTATGTGCAATAATTGTCAAAACGTATTTATGTCAATAACTAGATtgaaatattattttgtactaTTTGCTTTTATTCCAGAACAACAGAAGATGAAGCCTAAACAAGTAACAGTGACTGATCACTAACTTCTGTGACAGATTTTATGCATTCACAATTTTTGTTTATCCATTATTTGAATTATCTTACGCAGTAAAGATCATGAAGACCTGTACTTTTTCCTGCCATAAAGCATCACTCACAAACCATCCTCACCTTTCCTTCACAATGACTTGATTAATCCAACCCAAAtatgtcttcagagtgacccaaaatgcttctgatggacatttatttatttaattaagcTATCTACTGACTCCTTAAACAAAACTCAACTATGGTAAACAAcatgctacaggcttgattccttcactgttcaatgttacTTAggcctgagacatgccttttcaccTACTACTGCAGCaactatacatgtacatcatggacttacttacctttgtcctcctatGTGTCTTATTTCTTTCTCGACTGTAACATgtataggtgttgatttgtgggtaAAGGCTTCTTGTGCTGGCTATCACGATATTCATTTGTAATTTTTGTAGTTagtagattgattgcagaggtgcttcttgtgctgttctttgtttgtagtgggtggaacatagctgtaAATGAAATAGAATGGCCAGTTAGCCAACTACTTTTGTCAGTAAGTGCATGTGTTTAGTCGCATACTTAATTTCACAGCACCATTCCTTCCTTTAATGCATTAGCCAATTATCAACCAGTACCTTACGTGATGCCAGTTTATTGATCATGCTTTGTAATATTCTGTAATGGTGAGATGAAGGGCTCTAGTTGTTGCTATTGCATTACTGATCTGCAAGACTGACAACAAACCCAGCATTGTGTAACTCTCAGTGCCAAGTACCATCTCTTCAAGCCTATATTCTTGCATGGCCTGAGACTACTGTTTCTACATAGCTGCCTACTATGGAGTAGGTGCTGACTGATAAGTACCATGATAGAGAAAGAGTCAGTGCACATGAGACTACTCCAAATAGTGCACATGATCACATAACGTTCATAATAGCTATACTTGCATAGTAAAATTACTGTTGTAGACAAGTGTGATAGAAACCCCTACCATTGCTCTTAGATTCAATACTTGATGACTTTGTCAATAGCTTGTCTTCAGTGTATGCAAACTTGGTGGGTTAGTGCACTAGTAACTGGTGACTAGCATCAGAATAAGCGAAGGTTTCTCATAGCTAGCAGAAACTAGGTGGTTGAAAAGTTGCAAACTTGACCTCTGGTCTTTAACCTTTCACTGTCACTGATTTTCATAAACTGTGAACTGTTTGTATGACTCACCAATACTGCTATACAACTTAAATTATTGTACAATAGTTAAAAGTATATGGCTGGTTGATAATATATAGATTCTAATGGTCACTAAATGGTTATTCAGTCTAATGTACACGGCTTGTAAAACCTATCTGACTTGGACCAAGTTAAAAGAGAGACAAAAAGAATGCTGAAATATGGAAGTGTCAAGTTCTCTAGTGTGCAGTGAGTTATGACACAGAGGACCAAACCCATTCAATAGCTGACCATATATTCTGtgcactggttcaccagtctaaatcattttacaaaaattaaacaagtacaaagaaaataattttacatttgagtaggcaaaaagccatgaaacaagataGGTTGCCAACAACTATACcaatcaacattaattttaatccctactttaatcATTGCTACGCTATTGACAGACCAAATTAAATACTAAATCTGCATTACTATATAGTTACagatataggcaacctcccttgtttctctgcTTTTTAATTCTATAATTCTTACTCAAAAGAGAAATTCTTTTAAATAACAGTTTCCAGAAACTAGACTtttaaaattgaaaaaaaaagaaagactATGTAATAACCTttagtagaacagtcagagtAATCTGAAATTAAATTGCTATATATATTACTTATTGAAGTAACATTCCTTACCCAACCCCAATACTTCGAATATTAATACAAATATAGATTATTTGTGTATTCAGTTTATAATTCAAACATGTTGAAAAGTGGTAATTAGCTGTAATGCTGTATCAGTTTTATCATGCCATATTTTTTAGAAATGTGGCTGTGTTTTTCACTTTATGGATGTGTTTGAGTACAGTCCATGGTAAAGTGGTTACCATCAACAACAGTGGAGCAAATATCACGGAATGTTGTGTGGAGGGAATGTGCTTGTGTAATTCAATTCATTCTGCTTTGTCGTTCATTGAGAATAACACCATTGTTAATATCACTTCAGAAATAGTTTCATTACCTATGAAAACAGTTATAGGATCAGGAAacctacacaacattacaataagTGGTAATGGTGCTACTGTAATGTGTAACAATAGTGGAAGTGTGTACTGTAAGTCATGTAGTAATGTCATCATTGAGGGGATCACATGGGACCAGTGTGGTGATCCTAACACACCAAGTACTTCAGGAATTTCATTTGACCAAATTACTGACTTGATGATTATAAGATGTTCTTTCCAATGGTCAGGGGTTTGTAGCAGTGTTAACCTATCAAATCCTTCTGGTCACATTTTCATTCTAGCCAGCAAGTTCCAGTATAATGCCATATTGCAATGTCCTTTCTATGGTAATTTATTTTTGTGGAATTCAGTTAAGGAAATAAATTTGACAATTTCTAATTCACTTTTTTCTCATAATGGACTGCAAATGCAATCATTAACTGATACAATAGCCGGCTCACTGTTCTCCTGGAACCAGTTTCAGGCAGGAATATTGACTATTTTTATTGAGAATACAATTTTTTCTTCAAATGGTATTCCTGGCTTGTATATTTACGATTTTGCTATCAGATCATCTATCACATTAGTCAACGTCACAGTTTTTAACAACAGTAATTGTGGGCTCACATTTTTATCCTCAAGTAATACAATTCAGCTTGATATTTCATCATCAGATTTCGGTCACAATACAAATGGAGCATTAAGGCTAGAATTAAATAATCCACACAGGAGCAGCTGTCATATTAGTAGAACAAACTTTACGGAAAACAAAGGAGCCAATGATGGCGTGGCTTTGTATATTAGCCTGACTGTGGATGAAACTGATATCATACTGTCTTTTTGTAAATTTGAGAGCAACACTGGTGGAAACAGCATAGTATATGCTGCTGTGATCAACCGGTTATTCAACATTCAAGGTAATATATACATGAATTCTTGTTGGTTAATAAACAACACAATTGGATCCACATTACATCTCTCACAATGCTTACTTAACATTTACAGTTCCAGTTTATTTCAGAGTAACTCAGCAAAAAGGGGTGCTGCAATATACTTTGAACAGAACTCGCAAGTTACAATTGATGATAATGCTACCATAGAATTCATTAATAACACTGCCTCAGTATATGGTGGAGCTATATATGCAGATTTAGCAAACTGTCCTAATCATGGTTTAGTATTTAGGAGCCTCTCAGATTATAATACTGTATCTTTCATAAATAATTCTGCTGGTATTTCTGGTAATTCGATATATTTCAACATACCAGCATCATGTGATGTGGTGAGAGATGAAACTAGCAGTGACTCTGTTGTTTATATTCCATACAAATTTACATATACTCAACGTCGTGATACTATTGGACCTGCAGTAACTACATCACCTTACGAGATCAAGTTGTGTTCACCAGCTGATTGTAGTGTGACCGATAATGATAGGTCTACTTGTTTGATTGAGGGTAACAAAATGTTAGGACAATCAATTGACTTTAATGCATCAGTTTGTGATTACTATAATAAGAATGCTGAGGCTGTGAAATTTCGAATGAGGTGCATAAATTGTGGTAGCAAATATCAACTATCTATGAATGAAATTCTTGCATTTAATGGATCTTCTAACAAATTTATTGTCCAAGCAACAGATGCCACCCATGACATAAGAGATAGTGTTAATATTACACTTGACATTTCTTCGGTTCTTTCTCATGAGTACAGACAATTTAATGCAACACTGTCACTGACATTATCATCTTGTTACAGTGGATTTGTGTTTGATAATACTTCACAACAATGTGAATGTTACAAATATGACAAGGATATTGTACAGTGTTTTGAGGATCGGGCTGACATTAAACAAGGATATTGGTTTGGTGTCTTCTCCTCTGACAGTCACACTGTATCCATCTGCCCTAATTCCCTTTGCAATTTTATTCACCGGAAAGAAACTAGAACTGGCTATTTCATTTTACCAGAAATAATCAATGCTGAGTGTAGTCCACACAGGAGAGGACCAGCTTGTGGTGAATGTAGTCCAGGGTATTCATTATCATATGACACTCCTGATTGTGTTAGTAATGACAAGTGTTCTACTGGAATAACAGTACTAGTGGTAGTGTTGACAGTGTTGTATTGGATTTCACTAATAGTAATTGTCCTGGCTGTGATGTATCATTTCAGTAAGAAAATTTCCTTGGGATatctttatggaataatttacTTTTACAGTATTGTAGACATTGTTTTAGTTGATAAACTGTATATTTCTGATGGAGTGTTTTGCATAGTTACTCTTTTATCAAGTGCTGCAAAATTGTCACCACAATTTTTTGGTAAACTCTGCTTTGTAAAAGAACTAGATGCAATTGACCAACAATTTATCCACTACTCTCATTTGTTATGTGTTTGGTTCATCTTTGCAGTGATTCTTGTTGTAGCAAGGTACTGCAATACAGTAGCAAGATATATCAATCGTTCCATTGCACTTGTTACTGGACTTCTCTTACTACTTTCATACACAACTGTAGCATCCACTTCACTACAGTTACTGAGAGCATTACAgtacaatgatgttgatgagGTGTATGTCTATTTGTCTCCTCAAATGAAATATTTCACTGGTCGTCATGCAGTATATGGGAGTGTAGCTTTAGTCTGTGGACTTGTCATAGTTCTTGGCCTTCCAGTGTTGCTATTTGTTGAACCATTtttgaagaagaaaaatatCACCATTAAGAAGGTTACACCATTACTGAATCAGTTTCAAGACTGTTACACAGAAAAATATAGTTGGTTTGCAGCATATTATCTGATATGTCGACTAGTGATTATGTTGATTGTGTATTTTGCTAACAGTGACTATTCCAACATGACATATTACCTGCAAACAGCTTGTGTGATAATTACTATGACACATGTGTTAATAAGACCTTACAAGAATGACATGCTTAATATACTGGATACAGTGATATTGTTGATGCTGTTACTGGTTGTTAATCCTGGTAGTTTCAGCTTTTCACAATCCTTGATTACAGGAATATATGTAATATTGGTATTGTTTCCATTGTGTTTAGTCATCACCACTGGAATTTATATGCTTTTCAAGCATGTGAAAGTTGCACAGTTGTTGCATTCTGTGGCTGGTGAGAACAATCAAGATACACTAACAAGgtaaattttatgcaaaattgtCTGCTTTTGATTACCAGATATATAAAAACCTTATATTTACTTCAAcatagtgtgtgtgttatgtgtaaATTTTATGTAAAATTTGTCCGCCTCTAAACTCCTATAGAGGTTACCAGAACCATACAGTATGGgtctgtatattagggatcacgggCTTTActggccaaaaatattaccccaaaaccagcctcacaatatcttcatggtgccttggcagtatggttataaccaagcccaaaagtaccttcactGTGATTGGGGCCGGAGCCTAGGGATTTTGAGTGGTCCAACCATGCATGGACTGCAATAGAGGTCATACTCTTGCagactactttttattgatctaccGGCTATGATCTTTAGATTTCTGATTTCATATGATACTAAACTGCATGTGCCGAGCTAGGGGGGTCTGCAGGCATGCTCTCCcagggaatttttgaaaatagatgctcatctggaa
The nucleotide sequence above comes from Dysidea avara chromosome 3, odDysAvar1.4, whole genome shotgun sequence. Encoded proteins:
- the LOC136250940 gene encoding uncharacterized protein isoform X2 — protein: MASGSKVMFATAIWICLLNISQSKVIIVNNEGNSNTNCCVHGECPCGSFSNVLQHLGNHTIVNITSQSVSLHGYSRMENLINITISGNGATIMCNNSGIVSMVKCSIVLIEGIIWDQCGNTNHPDYMHGIGITESSNVTINSSTFQFSGVCNVVILSIAQGHIEIQNSNFLYNHVVNSPRCQFHSSLLITDNGFDRGTIYIFFIANTIFHHNGVFNNNEGQGDNFNSALFLQSTEKHTVYIAIENSTISTSGSLAAHFILTDIGTLAVQLHGVTIANNTQGGFILRQSGGTLLTLLISSSTFAYNSDGSLKVISSVNSSEIMLDRVSVHHNRGTFGEQHLFGNDGVDEGVGMFLSVHGIVSIIKVSSCNIYNNVGGIHSIVYVKVLAIPLFRQDALINSSNFTNNIGPALRISMPSINLHVEGLIVYQDNSAESGAAIYIEDNTQVAIGEGSTILFINNSASLHGGAIYVDLPLTCSHHGVVFTSLPYNSDVVFINNSAGITGNSMYFSIPESCGVIRDYNDSNSIGYIPYKFSYSGFGGTEISTSPYQINLCSSPGCDSDNTNNCFIQHGNMLGQSINFNATVCDYFNNVAETVQFNVECTNCNGTYRLSNTGVLVRDGLSETTVVAVDSDNDVLSNTNITINMSSVLSPEYKRLTATISLELSSCHSGFVFETSSQQCVCYSDTDIIQCLEQYTEIKQGYWFGSVIERHTASLCPQYYCDFSSRAETRTGYYQLPANQDDQCSPHRRGPACGECSPGYSLSYDTPDCVSNDKCSTGITVLVVVLTVLYWIAVVVVIFVLMYFINNAPIGYAYGIIYYYSIVDILLGNNLYISDGVFQLTTILSSFAKLTPQFLGRLCLVQGLSGIDQQFIRFSHAVAVFLLVAAVVVAAKCSLNISKLVSRCIIRVICLLLLLSYTSSATTSLRLLRPLYYQDVNGAYVYLSPSNKYFSGRHIAFDIVALCFEIFIVHGLILFLLFEPCLKKYFNFIKVKAYLDQLQACYKLEYHWFAAYYLVCRQVIILIVYINTNYDTALYCLQTFCIITVTFHVWIQPYKSTTLNVIDTLILLTMVLVVNLSTFTFSTSSTTAIVVILLIFPFLIELLAYLKVKLYGFVIEQYQKQKNRYKEMSDTNED
- the LOC136250940 gene encoding uncharacterized protein isoform X1: MASGRNVAVFFTLWMCLSTVHGKVVTINNSGANITECCVEGMCLCNSIHSALSFIENNTIVNITSEIVSLPMKTVIGSGNLHNITISGNGATVMCNNSGSVYCKSCSNVIIEGITWDQCGDPNTPSTSGISFDQITDLMIIRCSFQWSGVCSSVNLSNPSGHIFILASKFQYNAILQCPFYGNLFLWNSVKEINLTISNSLFSHNGLQMQSLTDTIAGSLFSWNQFQAGILTIFIENTIFSSNGIPGLYIYDFAIRSSITLVNVTVFNNSNCGLTFLSSSNTIQLDISSSDFGHNTNGALRLELNNPHRSSCHISRTNFTENKGANDGVALYISLTVDETDIILSFCKFESNTGGNSIVYAAVINRLFNIQGNIYMNSCWLINNTIGSTLHLSQCLLNIYSSSLFQSNSAKRGAAIYFEQNSQVTIDDNATIEFINNTASVYGGAIYADLANCPNHGLVFRSLSDYNTVSFINNSAGISGNSIYFNIPASCDVVRDETSSDSVVYIPYKFTYTQRRDTIGPAVTTSPYEIKLCSPADCSVTDNDRSTCLIEGNKMLGQSIDFNASVCDYYNKNAEAVKFRMRCINCGSKYQLSMNEILAFNGSSNKFIVQATDATHDIRDSVNITLDISSVLSHEYRQFNATLSLTLSSCYSGFVFDNTSQQCECYKYDKDIVQCFEDRADIKQGYWFGVFSSDSHTVSICPNSLCNFIHRKETRTGYFILPEIINAECSPHRRGPACGECSPGYSLSYDTPDCVSNDKCSTGITVLVVVLTVLYWISLIVIVLAVMYHFSKKISLGYLYGIIYFYSIVDIVLVDKLYISDGVFCIVTLLSSAAKLSPQFFGKLCFVKELDAIDQQFIHYSHLLCVWFIFAVILVVARYCNTVARYINRSIALVTGLLLLLSYTTVASTSLQLLRALQYNDVDEVYVYLSPQMKYFTGRHAVYGSVALVCGLVIVLGLPVLLFVEPFLKKKNITIKKVTPLLNQFQDCYTEKYSWFAAYYLICRLVIMLIVYFANSDYSNMTYYLQTACVIITMTHVLIRPYKNDMLNILDTVILLMLLLVVNPGSFSFSQSLITGIYVILVLFPLCLVITTGIYMLFKHVKVAQLLHSVAGENNQDTLTSLHFSLDDTKSSALQDPLLMLDSEN